One Brassica napus cultivar Da-Ae chromosome C4, Da-Ae, whole genome shotgun sequence genomic region harbors:
- the LOC106371217 gene encoding E3 ubiquitin-protein ligase BRE1-like 1 isoform X1 — MIRQEGVICEADRKKRHFSSISTTEAVKKQPFFWPSSEDKLDTAVLQFQNLKLSQKLEAQQVECSILEDRLSQIKDKQLPSSSCLKTVHKSWEKLTADVESCSIRVIDSSIGAHRSVNKEDGSSPSVKDDFINRLLETGATESSSSNTCSNQKEENRENTSSQLKQTLCNLVAATNDLRCLKDELYPTALRTGLDKDLSGQLALNELESEMKSFRVVLDDVLVKFKSLSRELQSHRDTDAKVRADLKRIRGELENEVVELQQCNGELSALRAERDATSGAFFAVLSPGNKLATRDKARDKQRDLQNMESILKDLTVLASSRLQELKDLHEERTKILEKMSVLQKQSKSVTAISSSQACLSLKDQLRKSKEAVFKYMALLEKLQVEKDSIFWREREMSIKSELVDVARRSSSVADSRIASLDVEIQKQLDDKSRIKTRLENISKERGRKEIFADMKALVASFPGEMSSMRSQLENYKETAGGIHSLRADVQSLSVVLCRKTKECEALHLRSADYASQLHDLNATVCDLKNSHEELKLFLDMYKRESTDPRDIAEAKEQEYRAWAHVESLKSSLDEQNLELRVKAANEAEAVSQQMLAAAEAEIADLRQKIDDCKRDVVKHSDILKSKHEEHGTYLSEMQAIGSAYEDIVPQNQQLLLQVTERDDYNIKLFLEGITSRQMQDALLIDKYIMDKDIQQASASASFLSKKSLRIEDQMRFCTEQYQRLAEDKYQKSVTHEILQKKRADAVNGLEQARSKLGESHSKAEQSRVDYGALELELEIERFNRRRIEEEVETVKTKVSRLRSLVEGSSAIQKLRQELNEFKEILKCKACNDRSKEVVITKCFHLFCNPCVLKITGTRQRKCPTCSASFGPNDIKPIYI; from the exons ATGATCAGACAAGAAGGTGTTATCT GCGAGGCGGATCGTAAAAAGCGTCACTTTAGCTCAATATCAACCACAGAGGCTGTAAAGAAACAGCCTTTCTTTTGGCCTTCCTCTGAGGACAAG CTTGATACTGCAGTCCTTCAGTTCCAGAACCTTAAGCTATCACAAAAGCTAGAGGCTCAGCAGGTTGAGTGTTCCATTCTTGAGGATAGGCTTTCTCAGATCAAAGATAAACAATTACCATCCAGTTCCTGTTTGAAGACTGTTCACAAGTCTTGGGAAAAG CTTACAGCTGACGTGGAATCATGCTCCATTCGTGTGATTGATTCAAGCATCGGAGCTCACAGGTCTGTTAACAAGGAGG ATGGGTCTTCTCCCTCTGTTAAAGACGATTTCATCAACAGGCTACTCGAAACTGGTGCCACTGAGAGCTCTTCGTCTAATACCTGCTCGAATCAGAAGGaagaaaacagagagaataCATCAAGTCAGTTGAAGCAAACCTTGTGTAACCTAGTAGCCGCGACCAATGATTTGAGGTGTCTGAAGGATGAACTATACCCCACAGCTCTCAGAACGGGTCTTGATAAAG ATTTGTCTGGTCAGCTAGCGCTGAATGAGTTGGAATCAGAGATGAAAAGTTTCAGAGTGGTTCTAGATGATGTTCTTGTGAAGTTCAAATCACTTTCGAGAGAGTTGCAGAGTCATCGGGATACTGATGCTAAAGTTAGAGCAGACCTTAAACGAATAAGAG GGGAGCTAGAGAATGAGGTCGTGGAGCTTCAACAATGTAATGGTGAACTGTCAGCACTGAGAGCAGAAAGGGATGCAACATCAGGGGCGTTCTTCGCAGTGTTGAGCCCTGGAAACAAGCTTGCGACCAGAGATAAGGCAAGGGATAAACAAAGGGATCTGCAAAACATGGAATCGATTCTGAAAGACTtaacg GTCCTTGCTTCAAGCAGGCTACAAGAGCTAAAAGATCTTCATGAGGAGAGGACAAAGATTCTTGAAAAAATGAGTGTTTTACAG AAACAGTCAAAGTCTGTGACGGCCATCTCATCTTCTCAAGCCTGCCTTTCTCTGAAAGACCAGCTGAGAAAATCCAAAGAAGCTGTTTTCAAGTATATGGCATTACTTGAGAAACTGCAG GTTGAAAAAGATAGTATATTCtggagagaaagagaaatgagtatAAAAAGTGAACTAGTTGATGTTGCTCGAAGGTCTTCTTCTGTTGCTGATTCTAGAATTGCTTCTTTAGATGTGGAGATACAGAAACAGCTTGATGACAAAAGTCGAATCAAGACTAGGTTGGAAAATATTTCGAAAGAGCGAG GTAGAAAAGAAATATTTGCAGATATGAAGGCGTTGGTGGCTTCGTTCCCTGGGGAAATGAGTTCCATGCGAAGTCAACTAGAGAATTATAAAGAAACTGCTGGAGGTATTCATTCTCTGCGGGCTGATGTACAGTCCCTCTCCGTGGTTCTATGTAGAAAG ACAAAAGAGTGTGAAGCATTGCATCTGAGATCGGCTGATTATGCTTCTCAGCTACATGACCTGAATGCTACG GTTTGTGATTTGAAGAATAGTCACGAGGAGTTGAAGTTGTTTCTGGACATGTATAAACGCGAGTCCACTGATCCGAG GGACATAGCTGAAGCCAAGGAACAAGAGTACAGGGCTTGGGCTCATGTTGAAAGTTTAAAATCCTCCCTTGATGAGCAGAATCTGGAGTTGCGCGTTAAGGCAGCAAATGAAGCTGAAGCAGTTTCCCAACAAATGTTGGCTGCTGCGGAAGCTGAGATTGCTGATTTAAGACAGAAAATTGATGATTGTAAACG GGATGTGGTAAAGCATTCTGATATCTTGAAATCTAAACATGAAGAACATGGGACATATCTTTCCGAGATGCAG GCAATTGGAAGTGCTTACGAGGACATTGTACCACAAAACCAACAACTTTTACTTCAAGTTACAGAGAGGGATGACTATAACATCAAG CTTTTCTTGGAAGGCATAACTTCAAGGCAGATGCAAGATGCTCTGCTCATCGATAAATACATCATGGACAAGGACATCCAGCAAGCCAGTGCATCTGCCAGCTTCCTCTCCAAGAAATCCTTAAGAATTGAAGATCAG ATGAGGTTCTGTACAGAGCAGTATCAGAGACTAGCCGAAGATAAATACCAAAAGTCTGTCACTCATGAAATTCTCCAAAAGAAACGAGCAGACGCTGTGAATGGCTTGGAACAAGCTAGGTCAAAGCTAGGGGAGTCGCATTCCAAAGCTGAGCAAAGCCGGGTTGATTACGGAGCATTGGAACTGGAGCTGGAAATCGAAAG GTTCAATAGGAGAAGGATAGAGGAGGAAGTGGAAACAGTCAAAACGAAAGTTTCTCGTCTTAGATCTCTCGTGGAAGGATCATCAGCCATTCAAAAGCTCAGACAAGAACTCAATGAGTTCAAAGAGATCTTGAAGTGTAAGGCCTGCAACGATCGCTCAAAAGAG GTGGTGATCACGAAGTGCTTCCATTTGTTTTGCAACCCATGTGTTCTAAAGATCACAGGAACAAGGCAAAGAAAGTGTCCAACATGCTCAGCAAGCTTCGGACCCAACGATATCAAGCCTATCTACATATGA
- the LOC106371217 gene encoding E3 ubiquitin-protein ligase BRE1-like 1 isoform X3: MIRQEGEADRKKRHFSSISTTEAVKKQPFFWPSSEDKLDTAVLQFQNLKLSQKLEAQQVECSILEDRLSQIKDKQLPSSSCLKTVHKSWEKLTADVESCSIRVIDSSIGAHRSVNKEDGSSPSVKDDFINRLLETGATESSSSNTCSNQKEENRENTSSQLKQTLCNLVAATNDLRCLKDELYPTALRTGLDKDLSGQLALNELESEMKSFRVVLDDVLVKFKSLSRELQSHRDTDAKVRADLKRIRGELENEVVELQQCNGELSALRAERDATSGAFFAVLSPGNKLATRDKARDKQRDLQNMESILKDLTVLASSRLQELKDLHEERTKILEKMSVLQKQSKSVTAISSSQACLSLKDQLRKSKEAVFKYMALLEKLQVEKDSIFWREREMSIKSELVDVARRSSSVADSRIASLDVEIQKQLDDKSRIKTRLENISKERGRKEIFADMKALVASFPGEMSSMRSQLENYKETAGGIHSLRADVQSLSVVLCRKTKECEALHLRSADYASQLHDLNATVCDLKNSHEELKLFLDMYKRESTDPRDIAEAKEQEYRAWAHVESLKSSLDEQNLELRVKAANEAEAVSQQMLAAAEAEIADLRQKIDDCKRDVVKHSDILKSKHEEHGTYLSEMQAIGSAYEDIVPQNQQLLLQVTERDDYNIKLFLEGITSRQMQDALLIDKYIMDKDIQQASASASFLSKKSLRIEDQMRFCTEQYQRLAEDKYQKSVTHEILQKKRADAVNGLEQARSKLGESHSKAEQSRVDYGALELELEIERFNRRRIEEEVETVKTKVSRLRSLVEGSSAIQKLRQELNEFKEILKCKACNDRSKEVVITKCFHLFCNPCVLKITGTRQRKCPTCSASFGPNDIKPIYI; the protein is encoded by the exons ATGATCAGACAAGAAG GCGAGGCGGATCGTAAAAAGCGTCACTTTAGCTCAATATCAACCACAGAGGCTGTAAAGAAACAGCCTTTCTTTTGGCCTTCCTCTGAGGACAAG CTTGATACTGCAGTCCTTCAGTTCCAGAACCTTAAGCTATCACAAAAGCTAGAGGCTCAGCAGGTTGAGTGTTCCATTCTTGAGGATAGGCTTTCTCAGATCAAAGATAAACAATTACCATCCAGTTCCTGTTTGAAGACTGTTCACAAGTCTTGGGAAAAG CTTACAGCTGACGTGGAATCATGCTCCATTCGTGTGATTGATTCAAGCATCGGAGCTCACAGGTCTGTTAACAAGGAGG ATGGGTCTTCTCCCTCTGTTAAAGACGATTTCATCAACAGGCTACTCGAAACTGGTGCCACTGAGAGCTCTTCGTCTAATACCTGCTCGAATCAGAAGGaagaaaacagagagaataCATCAAGTCAGTTGAAGCAAACCTTGTGTAACCTAGTAGCCGCGACCAATGATTTGAGGTGTCTGAAGGATGAACTATACCCCACAGCTCTCAGAACGGGTCTTGATAAAG ATTTGTCTGGTCAGCTAGCGCTGAATGAGTTGGAATCAGAGATGAAAAGTTTCAGAGTGGTTCTAGATGATGTTCTTGTGAAGTTCAAATCACTTTCGAGAGAGTTGCAGAGTCATCGGGATACTGATGCTAAAGTTAGAGCAGACCTTAAACGAATAAGAG GGGAGCTAGAGAATGAGGTCGTGGAGCTTCAACAATGTAATGGTGAACTGTCAGCACTGAGAGCAGAAAGGGATGCAACATCAGGGGCGTTCTTCGCAGTGTTGAGCCCTGGAAACAAGCTTGCGACCAGAGATAAGGCAAGGGATAAACAAAGGGATCTGCAAAACATGGAATCGATTCTGAAAGACTtaacg GTCCTTGCTTCAAGCAGGCTACAAGAGCTAAAAGATCTTCATGAGGAGAGGACAAAGATTCTTGAAAAAATGAGTGTTTTACAG AAACAGTCAAAGTCTGTGACGGCCATCTCATCTTCTCAAGCCTGCCTTTCTCTGAAAGACCAGCTGAGAAAATCCAAAGAAGCTGTTTTCAAGTATATGGCATTACTTGAGAAACTGCAG GTTGAAAAAGATAGTATATTCtggagagaaagagaaatgagtatAAAAAGTGAACTAGTTGATGTTGCTCGAAGGTCTTCTTCTGTTGCTGATTCTAGAATTGCTTCTTTAGATGTGGAGATACAGAAACAGCTTGATGACAAAAGTCGAATCAAGACTAGGTTGGAAAATATTTCGAAAGAGCGAG GTAGAAAAGAAATATTTGCAGATATGAAGGCGTTGGTGGCTTCGTTCCCTGGGGAAATGAGTTCCATGCGAAGTCAACTAGAGAATTATAAAGAAACTGCTGGAGGTATTCATTCTCTGCGGGCTGATGTACAGTCCCTCTCCGTGGTTCTATGTAGAAAG ACAAAAGAGTGTGAAGCATTGCATCTGAGATCGGCTGATTATGCTTCTCAGCTACATGACCTGAATGCTACG GTTTGTGATTTGAAGAATAGTCACGAGGAGTTGAAGTTGTTTCTGGACATGTATAAACGCGAGTCCACTGATCCGAG GGACATAGCTGAAGCCAAGGAACAAGAGTACAGGGCTTGGGCTCATGTTGAAAGTTTAAAATCCTCCCTTGATGAGCAGAATCTGGAGTTGCGCGTTAAGGCAGCAAATGAAGCTGAAGCAGTTTCCCAACAAATGTTGGCTGCTGCGGAAGCTGAGATTGCTGATTTAAGACAGAAAATTGATGATTGTAAACG GGATGTGGTAAAGCATTCTGATATCTTGAAATCTAAACATGAAGAACATGGGACATATCTTTCCGAGATGCAG GCAATTGGAAGTGCTTACGAGGACATTGTACCACAAAACCAACAACTTTTACTTCAAGTTACAGAGAGGGATGACTATAACATCAAG CTTTTCTTGGAAGGCATAACTTCAAGGCAGATGCAAGATGCTCTGCTCATCGATAAATACATCATGGACAAGGACATCCAGCAAGCCAGTGCATCTGCCAGCTTCCTCTCCAAGAAATCCTTAAGAATTGAAGATCAG ATGAGGTTCTGTACAGAGCAGTATCAGAGACTAGCCGAAGATAAATACCAAAAGTCTGTCACTCATGAAATTCTCCAAAAGAAACGAGCAGACGCTGTGAATGGCTTGGAACAAGCTAGGTCAAAGCTAGGGGAGTCGCATTCCAAAGCTGAGCAAAGCCGGGTTGATTACGGAGCATTGGAACTGGAGCTGGAAATCGAAAG GTTCAATAGGAGAAGGATAGAGGAGGAAGTGGAAACAGTCAAAACGAAAGTTTCTCGTCTTAGATCTCTCGTGGAAGGATCATCAGCCATTCAAAAGCTCAGACAAGAACTCAATGAGTTCAAAGAGATCTTGAAGTGTAAGGCCTGCAACGATCGCTCAAAAGAG GTGGTGATCACGAAGTGCTTCCATTTGTTTTGCAACCCATGTGTTCTAAAGATCACAGGAACAAGGCAAAGAAAGTGTCCAACATGCTCAGCAAGCTTCGGACCCAACGATATCAAGCCTATCTACATATGA
- the LOC106371217 gene encoding E3 ubiquitin-protein ligase BRE1-like 1 isoform X2 produces the protein MIRQEGVICEADRKKRHFSSISTTEAVKKQPFFWPSSEDKLDTAVLQFQNLKLSQKLEAQQVECSILEDRLSQIKDKQLPSSSCLKTVHKSWEKLTADVESCSIRVIDSSIGAHRSVNKEDGSSPSVKDDFINRLLETGATESSSSNTCSNQKEENRENTSSQLKQTLCNLVAATNDLRCLKDELYPTALRTGLDKDLSGQLALNELESEMKSFRVVLDDVLVKFKSLSRELQSHRDTDAKVRADLKRIRGELENEVVELQQCNGELSALRAERDATSGAFFAVLSPGNKLATRDKARDKQRDLQNMESILKDLTVLASSRLQELKDLHEERTKILEKMSVLQSKSVTAISSSQACLSLKDQLRKSKEAVFKYMALLEKLQVEKDSIFWREREMSIKSELVDVARRSSSVADSRIASLDVEIQKQLDDKSRIKTRLENISKERGRKEIFADMKALVASFPGEMSSMRSQLENYKETAGGIHSLRADVQSLSVVLCRKTKECEALHLRSADYASQLHDLNATVCDLKNSHEELKLFLDMYKRESTDPRDIAEAKEQEYRAWAHVESLKSSLDEQNLELRVKAANEAEAVSQQMLAAAEAEIADLRQKIDDCKRDVVKHSDILKSKHEEHGTYLSEMQAIGSAYEDIVPQNQQLLLQVTERDDYNIKLFLEGITSRQMQDALLIDKYIMDKDIQQASASASFLSKKSLRIEDQMRFCTEQYQRLAEDKYQKSVTHEILQKKRADAVNGLEQARSKLGESHSKAEQSRVDYGALELELEIERFNRRRIEEEVETVKTKVSRLRSLVEGSSAIQKLRQELNEFKEILKCKACNDRSKEVVITKCFHLFCNPCVLKITGTRQRKCPTCSASFGPNDIKPIYI, from the exons ATGATCAGACAAGAAGGTGTTATCT GCGAGGCGGATCGTAAAAAGCGTCACTTTAGCTCAATATCAACCACAGAGGCTGTAAAGAAACAGCCTTTCTTTTGGCCTTCCTCTGAGGACAAG CTTGATACTGCAGTCCTTCAGTTCCAGAACCTTAAGCTATCACAAAAGCTAGAGGCTCAGCAGGTTGAGTGTTCCATTCTTGAGGATAGGCTTTCTCAGATCAAAGATAAACAATTACCATCCAGTTCCTGTTTGAAGACTGTTCACAAGTCTTGGGAAAAG CTTACAGCTGACGTGGAATCATGCTCCATTCGTGTGATTGATTCAAGCATCGGAGCTCACAGGTCTGTTAACAAGGAGG ATGGGTCTTCTCCCTCTGTTAAAGACGATTTCATCAACAGGCTACTCGAAACTGGTGCCACTGAGAGCTCTTCGTCTAATACCTGCTCGAATCAGAAGGaagaaaacagagagaataCATCAAGTCAGTTGAAGCAAACCTTGTGTAACCTAGTAGCCGCGACCAATGATTTGAGGTGTCTGAAGGATGAACTATACCCCACAGCTCTCAGAACGGGTCTTGATAAAG ATTTGTCTGGTCAGCTAGCGCTGAATGAGTTGGAATCAGAGATGAAAAGTTTCAGAGTGGTTCTAGATGATGTTCTTGTGAAGTTCAAATCACTTTCGAGAGAGTTGCAGAGTCATCGGGATACTGATGCTAAAGTTAGAGCAGACCTTAAACGAATAAGAG GGGAGCTAGAGAATGAGGTCGTGGAGCTTCAACAATGTAATGGTGAACTGTCAGCACTGAGAGCAGAAAGGGATGCAACATCAGGGGCGTTCTTCGCAGTGTTGAGCCCTGGAAACAAGCTTGCGACCAGAGATAAGGCAAGGGATAAACAAAGGGATCTGCAAAACATGGAATCGATTCTGAAAGACTtaacg GTCCTTGCTTCAAGCAGGCTACAAGAGCTAAAAGATCTTCATGAGGAGAGGACAAAGATTCTTGAAAAAATGAGTGTTTTACAG TCAAAGTCTGTGACGGCCATCTCATCTTCTCAAGCCTGCCTTTCTCTGAAAGACCAGCTGAGAAAATCCAAAGAAGCTGTTTTCAAGTATATGGCATTACTTGAGAAACTGCAG GTTGAAAAAGATAGTATATTCtggagagaaagagaaatgagtatAAAAAGTGAACTAGTTGATGTTGCTCGAAGGTCTTCTTCTGTTGCTGATTCTAGAATTGCTTCTTTAGATGTGGAGATACAGAAACAGCTTGATGACAAAAGTCGAATCAAGACTAGGTTGGAAAATATTTCGAAAGAGCGAG GTAGAAAAGAAATATTTGCAGATATGAAGGCGTTGGTGGCTTCGTTCCCTGGGGAAATGAGTTCCATGCGAAGTCAACTAGAGAATTATAAAGAAACTGCTGGAGGTATTCATTCTCTGCGGGCTGATGTACAGTCCCTCTCCGTGGTTCTATGTAGAAAG ACAAAAGAGTGTGAAGCATTGCATCTGAGATCGGCTGATTATGCTTCTCAGCTACATGACCTGAATGCTACG GTTTGTGATTTGAAGAATAGTCACGAGGAGTTGAAGTTGTTTCTGGACATGTATAAACGCGAGTCCACTGATCCGAG GGACATAGCTGAAGCCAAGGAACAAGAGTACAGGGCTTGGGCTCATGTTGAAAGTTTAAAATCCTCCCTTGATGAGCAGAATCTGGAGTTGCGCGTTAAGGCAGCAAATGAAGCTGAAGCAGTTTCCCAACAAATGTTGGCTGCTGCGGAAGCTGAGATTGCTGATTTAAGACAGAAAATTGATGATTGTAAACG GGATGTGGTAAAGCATTCTGATATCTTGAAATCTAAACATGAAGAACATGGGACATATCTTTCCGAGATGCAG GCAATTGGAAGTGCTTACGAGGACATTGTACCACAAAACCAACAACTTTTACTTCAAGTTACAGAGAGGGATGACTATAACATCAAG CTTTTCTTGGAAGGCATAACTTCAAGGCAGATGCAAGATGCTCTGCTCATCGATAAATACATCATGGACAAGGACATCCAGCAAGCCAGTGCATCTGCCAGCTTCCTCTCCAAGAAATCCTTAAGAATTGAAGATCAG ATGAGGTTCTGTACAGAGCAGTATCAGAGACTAGCCGAAGATAAATACCAAAAGTCTGTCACTCATGAAATTCTCCAAAAGAAACGAGCAGACGCTGTGAATGGCTTGGAACAAGCTAGGTCAAAGCTAGGGGAGTCGCATTCCAAAGCTGAGCAAAGCCGGGTTGATTACGGAGCATTGGAACTGGAGCTGGAAATCGAAAG GTTCAATAGGAGAAGGATAGAGGAGGAAGTGGAAACAGTCAAAACGAAAGTTTCTCGTCTTAGATCTCTCGTGGAAGGATCATCAGCCATTCAAAAGCTCAGACAAGAACTCAATGAGTTCAAAGAGATCTTGAAGTGTAAGGCCTGCAACGATCGCTCAAAAGAG GTGGTGATCACGAAGTGCTTCCATTTGTTTTGCAACCCATGTGTTCTAAAGATCACAGGAACAAGGCAAAGAAAGTGTCCAACATGCTCAGCAAGCTTCGGACCCAACGATATCAAGCCTATCTACATATGA
- the LOC106371217 gene encoding E3 ubiquitin-protein ligase BRE1-like 1 isoform X4, which yields MASTGEADRKKRHFSSISTTEAVKKQPFFWPSSEDKLDTAVLQFQNLKLSQKLEAQQVECSILEDRLSQIKDKQLPSSSCLKTVHKSWEKLTADVESCSIRVIDSSIGAHRSVNKEDGSSPSVKDDFINRLLETGATESSSSNTCSNQKEENRENTSSQLKQTLCNLVAATNDLRCLKDELYPTALRTGLDKDLSGQLALNELESEMKSFRVVLDDVLVKFKSLSRELQSHRDTDAKVRADLKRIRGELENEVVELQQCNGELSALRAERDATSGAFFAVLSPGNKLATRDKARDKQRDLQNMESILKDLTVLASSRLQELKDLHEERTKILEKMSVLQKQSKSVTAISSSQACLSLKDQLRKSKEAVFKYMALLEKLQVEKDSIFWREREMSIKSELVDVARRSSSVADSRIASLDVEIQKQLDDKSRIKTRLENISKERGRKEIFADMKALVASFPGEMSSMRSQLENYKETAGGIHSLRADVQSLSVVLCRKTKECEALHLRSADYASQLHDLNATVCDLKNSHEELKLFLDMYKRESTDPRDIAEAKEQEYRAWAHVESLKSSLDEQNLELRVKAANEAEAVSQQMLAAAEAEIADLRQKIDDCKRDVVKHSDILKSKHEEHGTYLSEMQAIGSAYEDIVPQNQQLLLQVTERDDYNIKLFLEGITSRQMQDALLIDKYIMDKDIQQASASASFLSKKSLRIEDQMRFCTEQYQRLAEDKYQKSVTHEILQKKRADAVNGLEQARSKLGESHSKAEQSRVDYGALELELEIERFNRRRIEEEVETVKTKVSRLRSLVEGSSAIQKLRQELNEFKEILKCKACNDRSKEVVITKCFHLFCNPCVLKITGTRQRKCPTCSASFGPNDIKPIYI from the exons atggCGAGCACAGGCGAGGCGGATCGTAAAAAGCGTCACTTTAGCTCAATATCAACCACAGAGGCTGTAAAGAAACAGCCTTTCTTTTGGCCTTCCTCTGAGGACAAG CTTGATACTGCAGTCCTTCAGTTCCAGAACCTTAAGCTATCACAAAAGCTAGAGGCTCAGCAGGTTGAGTGTTCCATTCTTGAGGATAGGCTTTCTCAGATCAAAGATAAACAATTACCATCCAGTTCCTGTTTGAAGACTGTTCACAAGTCTTGGGAAAAG CTTACAGCTGACGTGGAATCATGCTCCATTCGTGTGATTGATTCAAGCATCGGAGCTCACAGGTCTGTTAACAAGGAGG ATGGGTCTTCTCCCTCTGTTAAAGACGATTTCATCAACAGGCTACTCGAAACTGGTGCCACTGAGAGCTCTTCGTCTAATACCTGCTCGAATCAGAAGGaagaaaacagagagaataCATCAAGTCAGTTGAAGCAAACCTTGTGTAACCTAGTAGCCGCGACCAATGATTTGAGGTGTCTGAAGGATGAACTATACCCCACAGCTCTCAGAACGGGTCTTGATAAAG ATTTGTCTGGTCAGCTAGCGCTGAATGAGTTGGAATCAGAGATGAAAAGTTTCAGAGTGGTTCTAGATGATGTTCTTGTGAAGTTCAAATCACTTTCGAGAGAGTTGCAGAGTCATCGGGATACTGATGCTAAAGTTAGAGCAGACCTTAAACGAATAAGAG GGGAGCTAGAGAATGAGGTCGTGGAGCTTCAACAATGTAATGGTGAACTGTCAGCACTGAGAGCAGAAAGGGATGCAACATCAGGGGCGTTCTTCGCAGTGTTGAGCCCTGGAAACAAGCTTGCGACCAGAGATAAGGCAAGGGATAAACAAAGGGATCTGCAAAACATGGAATCGATTCTGAAAGACTtaacg GTCCTTGCTTCAAGCAGGCTACAAGAGCTAAAAGATCTTCATGAGGAGAGGACAAAGATTCTTGAAAAAATGAGTGTTTTACAG AAACAGTCAAAGTCTGTGACGGCCATCTCATCTTCTCAAGCCTGCCTTTCTCTGAAAGACCAGCTGAGAAAATCCAAAGAAGCTGTTTTCAAGTATATGGCATTACTTGAGAAACTGCAG GTTGAAAAAGATAGTATATTCtggagagaaagagaaatgagtatAAAAAGTGAACTAGTTGATGTTGCTCGAAGGTCTTCTTCTGTTGCTGATTCTAGAATTGCTTCTTTAGATGTGGAGATACAGAAACAGCTTGATGACAAAAGTCGAATCAAGACTAGGTTGGAAAATATTTCGAAAGAGCGAG GTAGAAAAGAAATATTTGCAGATATGAAGGCGTTGGTGGCTTCGTTCCCTGGGGAAATGAGTTCCATGCGAAGTCAACTAGAGAATTATAAAGAAACTGCTGGAGGTATTCATTCTCTGCGGGCTGATGTACAGTCCCTCTCCGTGGTTCTATGTAGAAAG ACAAAAGAGTGTGAAGCATTGCATCTGAGATCGGCTGATTATGCTTCTCAGCTACATGACCTGAATGCTACG GTTTGTGATTTGAAGAATAGTCACGAGGAGTTGAAGTTGTTTCTGGACATGTATAAACGCGAGTCCACTGATCCGAG GGACATAGCTGAAGCCAAGGAACAAGAGTACAGGGCTTGGGCTCATGTTGAAAGTTTAAAATCCTCCCTTGATGAGCAGAATCTGGAGTTGCGCGTTAAGGCAGCAAATGAAGCTGAAGCAGTTTCCCAACAAATGTTGGCTGCTGCGGAAGCTGAGATTGCTGATTTAAGACAGAAAATTGATGATTGTAAACG GGATGTGGTAAAGCATTCTGATATCTTGAAATCTAAACATGAAGAACATGGGACATATCTTTCCGAGATGCAG GCAATTGGAAGTGCTTACGAGGACATTGTACCACAAAACCAACAACTTTTACTTCAAGTTACAGAGAGGGATGACTATAACATCAAG CTTTTCTTGGAAGGCATAACTTCAAGGCAGATGCAAGATGCTCTGCTCATCGATAAATACATCATGGACAAGGACATCCAGCAAGCCAGTGCATCTGCCAGCTTCCTCTCCAAGAAATCCTTAAGAATTGAAGATCAG ATGAGGTTCTGTACAGAGCAGTATCAGAGACTAGCCGAAGATAAATACCAAAAGTCTGTCACTCATGAAATTCTCCAAAAGAAACGAGCAGACGCTGTGAATGGCTTGGAACAAGCTAGGTCAAAGCTAGGGGAGTCGCATTCCAAAGCTGAGCAAAGCCGGGTTGATTACGGAGCATTGGAACTGGAGCTGGAAATCGAAAG GTTCAATAGGAGAAGGATAGAGGAGGAAGTGGAAACAGTCAAAACGAAAGTTTCTCGTCTTAGATCTCTCGTGGAAGGATCATCAGCCATTCAAAAGCTCAGACAAGAACTCAATGAGTTCAAAGAGATCTTGAAGTGTAAGGCCTGCAACGATCGCTCAAAAGAG GTGGTGATCACGAAGTGCTTCCATTTGTTTTGCAACCCATGTGTTCTAAAGATCACAGGAACAAGGCAAAGAAAGTGTCCAACATGCTCAGCAAGCTTCGGACCCAACGATATCAAGCCTATCTACATATGA